A window from Streptomyces sp. NBC_00335 encodes these proteins:
- a CDS encoding acyl-CoA dehydrogenase family protein, translating to MKRQLFDADHEAFRETVRTFLTKEVLPHYEQWEKDGIVSREAWRAAGRQGLLGLAVPEEYGGGGNTDFRYAAVIAEEFTRAGAAGLAIGLHNDIIGPYLTSLATEEQKRRWLPGFCSGEIITAIAMTEPGAGSDLQGIRTTAEDAGDHWVLNGSKTFISNGILADLVIVVAKTTPEGGAHGMSLLVVERGTEGFERGRNLDKIGQKAQDTAELFFNDVRVPKENLLGELNGAFVHLMTNLAQERMGIAMAGIAAAEYLLEITTQYVKEREAFGRPLSKLQHVRFEIAEMATECAVTRTFLDRCITDHSNGELDHVHASMAKWWATELQKRVADRCLQLHGGYGYMTEYRVARAFTDGRIQTIYGGTTEIMKEIIGRSLLA from the coding sequence ATGAAGCGCCAGCTCTTCGACGCCGATCACGAGGCGTTCCGCGAGACCGTCCGCACCTTTCTCACCAAGGAGGTGCTGCCGCACTACGAGCAGTGGGAGAAGGACGGGATCGTCAGCCGCGAGGCCTGGCGGGCCGCGGGCCGGCAGGGCCTGCTGGGCCTGGCCGTCCCGGAGGAGTACGGGGGCGGCGGGAACACCGACTTCCGCTACGCGGCGGTGATCGCCGAGGAGTTCACCCGGGCGGGCGCCGCCGGTCTCGCGATCGGCCTGCACAACGACATCATCGGGCCGTACCTGACCTCGCTGGCCACCGAGGAGCAGAAGCGCCGCTGGCTGCCCGGCTTCTGCTCCGGCGAGATCATCACCGCCATCGCGATGACCGAGCCGGGCGCGGGCTCCGACCTCCAGGGCATCCGGACCACCGCCGAGGACGCGGGCGACCACTGGGTGCTCAACGGCTCCAAGACCTTCATCTCCAACGGCATCCTCGCCGACCTGGTGATCGTCGTCGCGAAGACCACCCCCGAGGGCGGCGCGCACGGCATGTCCCTGCTCGTCGTGGAGCGCGGTACCGAGGGCTTCGAGCGCGGCCGCAACCTCGACAAGATCGGCCAGAAGGCCCAGGACACCGCCGAGTTGTTCTTCAACGACGTGCGCGTGCCCAAGGAGAACCTGCTCGGCGAGCTCAACGGCGCTTTCGTCCACCTGATGACCAACCTCGCGCAGGAGCGGATGGGCATCGCGATGGCCGGCATCGCCGCCGCCGAGTACCTGCTGGAGATCACCACGCAGTACGTGAAGGAGCGCGAGGCCTTCGGACGGCCGCTCTCCAAGCTCCAGCACGTCCGCTTCGAGATCGCGGAGATGGCCACCGAGTGCGCGGTCACCCGTACCTTCCTCGACCGCTGCATCACCGACCACTCCAACGGCGAGCTGGACCACGTCCACGCCTCGATGGCCAAGTGGTGGGCCACCGAACTCCAGAAGCGGGTCGCCGACCGCTGCCTGCAACTGCACGGCGGATACGGCTACATGACCGAGTACCGGGTCGCGCGGGCCTTCACGGACGGCCGCATCCAGACCATCTACGGCGGCACGACCGAGATCATGAAGGAGATCATCGGCCGTTCCCTGCTGGCCTGA
- a CDS encoding maltokinase N-terminal cap-like domain-containing protein produces the protein MAMIYNTTMKPGKTELLAAWLPTRPWYASTGHSPELDRSGGFRLDDPQGEVGIEFMVLTDTSGSRETSYLVPLTYRGAPLDGAGAALVGTSEHGVLGTRWIYDGAHDPVLVGQLLALIQGRAVAQDQCESSLSDPSVTSWYDGPELPEVPEVLPRAWLEVTDTARGTDVRLPGAPVLALTRVLRPGAAGPADATGAVGRLTAGWTTPDGAAQQGLFAQLRTTGHATA, from the coding sequence ATGGCGATGATCTACAACACCACCATGAAGCCCGGTAAGACGGAGCTTCTGGCTGCCTGGCTTCCGACGCGGCCGTGGTACGCGTCCACGGGGCACTCCCCCGAGCTCGACCGCTCGGGCGGGTTCCGGCTCGACGATCCGCAGGGTGAGGTCGGCATCGAGTTCATGGTGCTCACCGATACCTCGGGCAGCCGGGAAACCTCCTACCTCGTGCCCCTCACCTACCGCGGCGCCCCGCTCGACGGCGCCGGAGCGGCTCTGGTGGGCACCTCCGAACACGGGGTGCTCGGCACCCGGTGGATCTACGACGGCGCCCACGACCCGGTGCTCGTCGGCCAGTTGCTCGCCCTGATCCAGGGCCGCGCCGTGGCGCAGGACCAGTGCGAGAGCAGCCTGAGCGACCCCTCGGTCACCTCCTGGTACGACGGCCCCGAGCTCCCGGAGGTCCCCGAGGTCCTCCCGCGGGCGTGGCTGGAAGTCACCGACACCGCACGGGGTACGGACGTACGCCTGCCGGGCGCCCCGGTGCTCGCGCTGACACGCGTCCTGCGCCCCGGGGCGGCCGGGCCGGCGGACGCCACCGGGGCCGTGGGCCGGCTCACCGCCGGCTGGACCACGCCGGACGGGGCGGCGCAGCAGGGCCTGTTCGCGCAGCTGCGTACCACCGGGCACGCCACCGCCTGA
- a CDS encoding LLM class F420-dependent oxidoreductase — protein sequence MELSMMLDYSADPRRAADAAAELEGAGLDAVWVAEAWGFDAPTIMGYLAARTERMKIGSAILNVYSRTPALIAQTAAGLDAMSGGRAMLGLGASGPQVVEGWHGKPYDKPIGRTRETVELCRRIWRRETIDHHGITDMPLPPEKGGRHGKPLKMLTRPVRADIPVYVASLGPANVRMTAEIADGWLPTLFVPEKAGEVWGSALAEGAALRAPELGPLHTVAGGLLAIGEDAAALRDLARPQIALYVGGMGAVGKNFYNDLAVAYGYGAQARKIQELYLSGHKRDAAAAVPDELCELTTLCGPEGYVRERVEAFRAAGVTMLNVTPVGPEPVRLIETVKNWL from the coding sequence ATGGAACTCTCGATGATGCTCGACTACTCCGCGGACCCGCGCCGCGCCGCCGATGCGGCGGCGGAGCTGGAGGGGGCGGGGCTCGACGCGGTGTGGGTGGCCGAGGCCTGGGGCTTCGACGCCCCGACGATCATGGGGTACCTGGCCGCCCGGACCGAGCGGATGAAGATCGGCTCGGCCATCCTCAACGTCTACTCGCGCACCCCCGCCCTCATCGCCCAGACCGCGGCGGGCCTGGACGCGATGTCCGGCGGCCGGGCGATGCTCGGCCTCGGGGCGTCGGGCCCGCAGGTGGTCGAGGGCTGGCACGGGAAGCCGTACGACAAGCCGATCGGCCGGACCCGCGAGACCGTCGAGCTGTGCCGCCGCATCTGGCGCCGCGAGACCATCGACCACCACGGCATCACCGACATGCCGCTCCCGCCCGAGAAGGGCGGCCGGCACGGCAAGCCGCTGAAGATGCTGACCCGCCCGGTCCGCGCGGACATCCCCGTCTACGTCGCCTCGCTGGGACCGGCCAACGTGCGGATGACGGCGGAGATCGCCGACGGCTGGCTGCCGACCCTCTTCGTGCCGGAGAAGGCCGGCGAGGTGTGGGGGAGCGCGCTCGCCGAGGGCGCGGCCCTGCGCGCGCCGGAACTCGGCCCGCTGCACACAGTCGCCGGCGGACTGCTCGCCATCGGCGAGGACGCGGCGGCACTGCGCGACCTCGCGCGGCCGCAGATCGCCCTGTACGTCGGCGGCATGGGCGCGGTCGGCAAGAACTTCTACAACGACCTGGCCGTCGCCTACGGGTACGGGGCGCAGGCCCGCAAGATCCAGGAGCTCTACCTCTCCGGGCACAAGCGCGACGCCGCTGCCGCCGTACCGGACGAGCTCTGCGAACTCACCACGCTGTGCGGGCCCGAAGGCTACGTGCGCGAGCGCGTCGAGGCCTTCCGGGCCGCCGGGGTGACCATGCTCAACGTCACGCCCGTGGGCCCCGAGCCGGTCCGGCTCATCGAAACCGTGAAGAACTGGCTGTAA
- a CDS encoding AMP-dependent synthetase/ligase, with product MPTELRLPAPPDELTLPALLARNAAEHGDLPALSWREGPDGTAWTTLSWSDVRRKVAVLAAGYASLGVERGEHVLMMMGNRPEHWLSDLALVHLGAVPVTVYGTSAPEQIAHIARHSRARLAVVEGARELDRWEPLLADPGTPLERLVVAEAAEAGPHSTYGSVYAGGARLHRSDAFEKAWRESRSEDPLTVVYTSGTTGDPKGVRLTHRNIVLQSVRLDRHIELPEHAEHLCYLPFAHIAERILGIYLPLLRAAHVRLCADPAAVSVAVRELHPVQFFGVPRVWEKLAASVRAVLGRLPEKQRSAIEAANDLARERAGHRERGEEVPAGLEASYAAAKERVLDPLLTLAGLDRLVWTASATAPMPIDVVRFWAGWGITIMDAWGLTETSGVCTVNSPDAFRLGSVGRPIAGLELRIAEDGEIFTRGETVFGGYLLPDGSVESASDEAGWFPTGDVGRLDEEGFLWLTDRKKELIITSNGKNVSPALVENTVKEHPLIGQALVHGDGHSYLVALLVLDPELAPAWAQAQGIGAEAATPAELAAHPAVREEIARAVEAANARLNRTEQIKRYRVLTEEWGPESGELTPSLKLRRRVIREKYAEQIDGLYAEPYEAS from the coding sequence ATGCCCACGGAACTGCGACTGCCCGCACCTCCCGACGAGCTCACCCTGCCGGCGCTGCTGGCGCGCAACGCCGCCGAGCACGGCGATCTTCCCGCCCTCTCGTGGCGCGAAGGCCCCGACGGCACGGCCTGGACCACCCTCAGCTGGTCGGACGTCCGCCGCAAGGTGGCCGTCCTCGCCGCCGGCTACGCCTCCCTGGGCGTCGAACGCGGCGAGCACGTCCTGATGATGATGGGCAACCGCCCCGAGCACTGGCTCAGCGACCTCGCCCTGGTCCACCTCGGCGCCGTCCCCGTCACCGTGTACGGGACCTCCGCGCCCGAGCAGATCGCCCACATAGCCCGCCACAGCCGGGCCCGGCTCGCGGTGGTCGAGGGGGCCCGGGAGCTGGACCGGTGGGAGCCGCTGCTGGCCGACCCCGGGACCCCGCTGGAACGGCTCGTCGTGGCCGAGGCCGCCGAAGCGGGCCCGCACTCGACGTACGGCTCGGTGTACGCCGGCGGTGCCCGGCTGCACCGCTCCGATGCCTTCGAGAAGGCCTGGCGGGAGTCCCGCTCCGAGGACCCGCTGACCGTCGTCTACACCTCGGGCACCACCGGCGACCCCAAGGGCGTGCGCCTGACCCACCGCAACATCGTGCTCCAGTCCGTCCGCCTCGACCGGCACATCGAGCTGCCCGAGCACGCCGAGCACCTGTGCTACCTGCCCTTCGCGCACATCGCCGAGCGGATCCTCGGCATCTACCTCCCGCTCCTGCGGGCCGCCCACGTCCGGCTGTGCGCCGACCCGGCCGCCGTATCGGTCGCGGTGCGCGAGCTGCACCCCGTGCAGTTCTTCGGGGTGCCCCGGGTGTGGGAGAAGCTGGCCGCCTCCGTACGGGCGGTGCTCGGGCGGCTGCCCGAGAAGCAGCGCAGCGCCATCGAAGCCGCCAATGACCTGGCGCGGGAGCGGGCGGGCCACCGGGAGCGCGGCGAGGAGGTCCCGGCCGGGCTCGAAGCCTCGTACGCCGCGGCCAAGGAACGGGTGCTGGACCCGCTGCTGACGCTGGCCGGGCTGGACCGCCTGGTCTGGACGGCCAGCGCCACCGCGCCGATGCCGATCGACGTGGTGCGCTTCTGGGCGGGCTGGGGGATCACCATCATGGACGCGTGGGGGCTGACCGAGACCTCCGGCGTGTGCACGGTCAACAGCCCCGACGCCTTCCGGCTGGGCTCGGTGGGCCGCCCGATCGCGGGGCTGGAGCTGCGGATCGCCGAGGACGGGGAGATCTTCACGCGCGGGGAGACGGTCTTCGGCGGGTACCTGCTCCCGGACGGCTCGGTGGAGAGCGCCTCCGACGAGGCGGGCTGGTTCCCGACGGGGGACGTCGGGCGGCTCGACGAGGAGGGGTTCCTCTGGCTGACCGACCGCAAGAAGGAACTGATCATCACCTCGAACGGGAAGAACGTCTCGCCCGCCCTGGTGGAGAACACCGTCAAGGAACACCCCCTGATCGGCCAGGCGCTGGTGCACGGAGACGGCCACTCCTACCTCGTGGCCCTCCTCGTCCTGGACCCCGAACTGGCCCCGGCCTGGGCGCAGGCCCAGGGCATCGGCGCCGAGGCCGCCACACCCGCGGAGCTCGCCGCGCACCCGGCCGTACGGGAGGAGATCGCCCGGGCCGTCGAAGCCGCGAACGCCCGGCTCAACCGCACCGAGCAGATCAAGCGCTACCGGGTGCTGACCGAGGAGTGGGGTCCGGAGTCGGGGGAGCTGACCCCGTCCCTGAAGCTGCGCCGCCGGGTGATCCGGGAGAAGTACGCGGAGCAGATCGACGGGCTGTACGCGGAGCCGTACGAAGCCTCGTAG
- a CDS encoding MmcQ/YjbR family DNA-binding protein, translated as MKAGVRRWEAVREFALGLPQAREEFPWGPEDCVVKVNKKIFLFLGNTDGPSPGISVKLKDEALHGHAMTAPGAEPTGYGLGKAGWVSVPLGEKGAPSAEVLCEWVEESYRTVALKRDVKELDARTG; from the coding sequence ATGAAGGCTGGGGTGCGCAGGTGGGAGGCGGTCCGGGAGTTCGCCCTGGGGCTGCCGCAGGCGCGGGAGGAGTTCCCCTGGGGGCCCGAGGACTGCGTCGTGAAGGTCAACAAGAAGATCTTCCTCTTCCTCGGGAACACCGACGGCCCGTCGCCGGGGATCTCCGTGAAGCTCAAGGACGAGGCCCTGCACGGCCACGCCATGACGGCGCCCGGCGCGGAGCCGACCGGATACGGGCTGGGGAAGGCCGGCTGGGTCTCCGTGCCGCTGGGGGAGAAGGGGGCGCCCTCCGCCGAGGTGCTGTGCGAATGGGTGGAGGAGAGCTACCGGACCGTCGCGCTGAAGCGGGACGTCAAGGAGCTCGACGCACGAACCGGCTAA
- a CDS encoding MerR family transcriptional regulator, translated as MTTQAPEPASLTVDELAARAGVTVRTVRFYSTRGILPPPVIGPRRVGRYGPEHLSRLALIEELQHQGMTLSAIERYLDALPDDLSAHDLAIHRALVATWAPDAALDSSRAELEKRAGRSLTETDIRRLTAMNVLTPTPEGFRVDMGLLRLGVALLDVPIAHETILAAREVLLGHARTAAHQLTALFRDEVWGPFTEGESDPERVESMKALSAHMQPMVVQALVTAFQRSLKEELRAAFVSEPVGSGHGDDLQHHHEAR; from the coding sequence ATGACCACCCAGGCACCGGAGCCGGCGTCGCTGACCGTCGACGAACTGGCGGCCAGGGCGGGTGTGACCGTCCGCACCGTACGGTTCTACAGCACCCGCGGGATTTTGCCCCCTCCCGTGATCGGACCCCGTCGGGTTGGCCGATACGGCCCCGAACACCTGTCCCGTCTCGCACTCATCGAGGAGTTGCAGCACCAGGGCATGACCCTCTCCGCCATCGAGCGCTACCTCGACGCCCTGCCCGACGATCTGAGCGCGCACGATCTGGCCATCCACCGCGCGCTGGTGGCGACCTGGGCCCCGGACGCGGCGCTGGACTCCTCGCGCGCGGAGCTGGAGAAGCGGGCCGGGCGCTCCCTGACGGAGACGGACATCCGGCGGCTGACGGCCATGAACGTGCTGACCCCGACCCCGGAGGGCTTCCGGGTGGACATGGGGCTGCTGCGGCTCGGGGTCGCACTGCTCGACGTCCCGATCGCCCACGAGACGATCCTGGCCGCCCGCGAGGTACTGCTCGGACACGCCCGGACGGCGGCGCACCAGCTGACCGCGCTGTTCCGGGACGAGGTGTGGGGGCCGTTCACGGAGGGCGAGAGCGATCCGGAGCGGGTGGAGTCGATGAAGGCGCTGTCGGCGCACATGCAGCCGATGGTGGTGCAGGCACTGGTGACCGCGTTCCAGCGCTCGCTCAAGGAGGAGTTGCGGGCTGCCTTCGTCTCGGAACCGGTAGGTTCTGGCCATGGCGATGATCTACAACACCACCATGAAGCCCGGTAA
- a CDS encoding CaiB/BaiF CoA transferase family protein, translating to MAVTGNAAGNVPGSGGGPLAGVRVVELAGIGPGPFAAMLLADLGADVVRVDRPGGVGLAVNPAYDITNRNKRSVLVDLKSADGPARVLDLVERADVLIEGFRPGVAERLGVGPADCHARNPRLVYGRMTGWGQDGPLAHTAGHDIAYIAVTGALGMIGNPGEPPAVPANLVGDYAGGSLYLVIGVLAALQHARTPGGSGQVVDAAIVDGTAHLTAMIHGMMAAGGWQDRRGANLLDGGCPFYGSYETSDGGYMAVGALEQQFYDTFVELLGIKDEAPARKDLARWGELREAVAARFKSRTREEWTAVFAGTDACVAPVLSLREAPHHPHLAARGTFVEAAGITQPAPAPRFSATPATVVGGPALPGAHTESVAADWGVPGLLGKEADA from the coding sequence ATGGCAGTGACAGGGAACGCGGCGGGGAACGTGCCCGGGAGCGGCGGGGGCCCGCTCGCGGGCGTGCGCGTCGTCGAGCTGGCCGGTATCGGGCCGGGCCCGTTCGCCGCCATGCTCCTCGCGGACCTCGGGGCCGACGTGGTGCGGGTCGACCGGCCCGGCGGCGTCGGTCTGGCCGTGAACCCGGCCTACGACATCACCAACCGCAATAAGCGCTCCGTCCTCGTCGACCTGAAGTCCGCCGACGGCCCGGCCCGCGTGCTGGACCTGGTCGAGCGCGCCGACGTGCTCATCGAGGGCTTCCGCCCCGGGGTCGCCGAACGCCTCGGCGTGGGCCCGGCCGACTGCCACGCCCGCAACCCCCGGCTCGTCTACGGCCGGATGACCGGCTGGGGCCAGGACGGCCCGCTCGCCCACACCGCCGGGCACGACATCGCGTACATCGCCGTCACCGGCGCCCTCGGCATGATCGGCAACCCGGGCGAACCCCCCGCCGTCCCCGCCAACCTGGTCGGCGACTACGCGGGCGGCTCGCTCTACCTCGTCATCGGCGTCCTCGCCGCCCTCCAGCACGCCCGCACCCCCGGCGGCAGCGGCCAGGTCGTCGACGCGGCCATCGTCGACGGCACCGCCCACCTCACCGCCATGATCCACGGGATGATGGCGGCCGGCGGCTGGCAGGACCGGCGCGGGGCCAACCTCCTCGACGGCGGCTGCCCCTTCTACGGCAGCTACGAGACCTCCGACGGCGGGTACATGGCCGTCGGCGCGCTGGAGCAGCAGTTCTACGACACCTTCGTGGAGCTCCTCGGCATCAAGGACGAGGCCCCCGCCCGCAAGGACCTGGCCCGCTGGGGCGAGCTCCGCGAAGCCGTCGCCGCACGCTTCAAGTCCCGTACCCGCGAGGAGTGGACGGCCGTCTTCGCGGGCACCGACGCCTGCGTGGCGCCCGTCCTCTCGCTGCGCGAGGCCCCGCACCACCCGCACCTGGCCGCCCGCGGCACCTTCGTCGAGGCCGCCGGGATCACCCAGCCCGCCCCCGCGCCCCGCTTCTCCGCGACCCCGGCCACCGTCGTGGGCGGCCCCGCGCTGCCGGGCGCGCACACGGAGTCCGTGGCGGCCGACTGGGGCGTACCGGGGCTGCTGGGGAAGGAGGCCGACGCCTGA
- a CDS encoding acetyl-CoA C-acetyltransferase → MSTEAYVYDAIRTPRGRGKANGSLHGTKPIDLVVGLIHALRERNPGLDPATIDDIVLGVVSPVGDQGSDIARIAAIAAGLPDTVAGVQENRFCASGLEAVNMAAAKVRSGWEDLVLAGGVESMSRVPMASDGGAWFSDPMTGWNTDFVPQGIGADLIATIEGFSRRDVDEYAALSQERAAAAIKDGRFAKSIVPVTDRNGLVVLDHDEFVRPGTTADTLARLKPSFADIGELGGFDAVALQKYHWVEKIDHVHHAGNSSGIVDGASLVAIGSREAGERNGLTPRARIVSAAVSGSEPTIMLTGPAPATRKALAKAGLTIDDIDLIEINEAFAGVVLRFVKDMGLSLDKVNVNGGAIAMGHPLGATGAMILGTVVDELERQDKRYGLVTLCVGGGMGVATIVERL, encoded by the coding sequence GTGAGCACCGAAGCGTACGTATACGACGCGATCCGCACGCCGCGCGGACGGGGCAAGGCCAACGGCTCCCTGCACGGCACCAAGCCGATCGACCTGGTCGTCGGCCTCATCCACGCCCTGCGCGAGCGCAACCCCGGCCTGGACCCCGCCACCATCGACGACATCGTGCTCGGCGTCGTCAGCCCGGTCGGCGACCAGGGCTCCGACATCGCCCGGATCGCGGCGATCGCCGCAGGGCTGCCGGACACGGTCGCGGGCGTCCAGGAAAACCGCTTCTGCGCCTCGGGCCTCGAAGCCGTCAACATGGCCGCCGCGAAGGTCCGCTCCGGCTGGGAGGACCTGGTCCTCGCGGGCGGCGTGGAGTCCATGTCCCGCGTCCCGATGGCCTCGGACGGCGGAGCCTGGTTCAGCGACCCGATGACCGGCTGGAACACCGACTTCGTCCCGCAGGGCATCGGCGCCGACCTGATCGCCACGATCGAGGGATTCTCCCGGCGCGATGTCGACGAGTACGCCGCCCTGTCCCAGGAGCGGGCCGCCGCCGCCATCAAGGACGGCCGCTTCGCCAAGTCGATCGTCCCGGTCACCGACCGCAACGGCCTCGTGGTCCTGGACCACGACGAGTTCGTCCGCCCCGGCACCACCGCCGACACCCTCGCCCGGCTGAAGCCCTCCTTCGCCGACATCGGCGAGCTCGGCGGCTTCGACGCCGTCGCCCTGCAGAAGTACCACTGGGTCGAGAAGATCGACCACGTCCACCACGCGGGCAACTCCTCCGGCATCGTCGACGGAGCCTCCCTCGTCGCCATCGGCTCCCGCGAGGCCGGCGAGCGCAACGGTCTGACGCCGCGCGCCCGGATCGTTTCGGCCGCCGTCTCCGGCTCCGAGCCCACCATCATGCTCACCGGCCCCGCCCCGGCCACCCGCAAGGCCCTCGCCAAGGCCGGCCTGACCATCGACGACATCGACCTGATCGAGATCAACGAGGCCTTCGCCGGCGTCGTGCTCCGCTTCGTCAAGGACATGGGCCTCTCCCTGGACAAGGTCAACGTCAACGGCGGCGCCATCGCGATGGGCCACCCGCTCGGCGCCACCGGCGCGATGATCCTCGGCACCGTGGTCGACGAACTGGAGCGCCAGGACAAGCGCTACGGCCTCGTCACCCTCTGCGTCGGCGGCGGCATGGGCGTCGCCACCATCGTCGAACGCCTCTGA
- a CDS encoding 3-hydroxyacyl-CoA dehydrogenase NAD-binding domain-containing protein: MSESTTIRWEQDETGVVTLVLDDPNQSANTMNQAFKDSIAAIADRAEAEKDSIRGIIFASAKKTFFAGGDLKDMIQLRPEHAQLAFDAGTAIKASLRRIETLGKPVVAAINGTALGGGYEICLASHHRVALDAPGSKIGLPEVTLGLLPAGGGVTRTVRLMGIADALLKVLLQGTQYSPQRALDNGLVHELAATPEEMIAKAHAFIDANPESKQPWDVPGYKIPGGTPSNPRFAANLPAFPANLKKQLNGAPYPAPRNILACAVEGAQVDFETALTIEARYFTELVTGQTAKNMIQAFFFDLQAVNAGRSRPQGVAPRKVTKVAVLGAGMMGAGIAYSCARAGIEVVLKDVTPEAAAKGKAYSEKLLDKALSRGRTTEAKRAELLARITPTAEPADLAGCDAVIEAVFEDTALKHKVFQEIQEFLTPDALLCSNTSTLPITGLAEGVSRPADFIGLHFFSPVDKMPLVEIIKGERTGDEAIARAFDLVRQINKTPIVVNDSRGFFTSRVIGQFINEGVAMVGEGIEPASIEQAAAQAGYPAKVLSLMDELTLTLPRKIRNETRKAFEAEGRDWPEHPADTVIDRMVDEFGRPGRSGGGGFYAYDESGKRAGIWPGLREHFTKEGYQIPFEDMKERMLFSEALDTVRCFDEGVLTSYADANIGSIMGIGFPAWTGGVIQYINGYEGGLAGFVARARELAENYGERFTPPVSLVEKAERGETYAD, from the coding sequence ATGAGCGAGTCCACCACGATCCGCTGGGAACAGGACGAGACCGGCGTCGTCACCCTGGTCCTCGACGACCCCAACCAGTCCGCCAACACGATGAACCAGGCCTTCAAGGACTCGATCGCGGCGATCGCCGACCGCGCCGAGGCCGAGAAGGACTCCATCCGCGGCATCATCTTCGCCTCCGCCAAGAAGACCTTCTTCGCGGGCGGCGACCTGAAGGACATGATCCAGCTGCGCCCCGAGCACGCGCAGCTGGCCTTCGACGCCGGCACCGCCATCAAGGCCTCGCTGCGCCGCATCGAGACCCTCGGCAAGCCCGTCGTCGCTGCCATCAACGGCACCGCCCTCGGCGGCGGTTACGAGATCTGCCTGGCCTCCCACCACCGCGTGGCCCTCGACGCACCCGGCTCGAAGATCGGCCTGCCCGAGGTCACCCTCGGCCTGCTCCCGGCCGGCGGCGGCGTCACCCGCACCGTCCGCCTCATGGGCATCGCCGACGCGCTGCTGAAGGTGCTGCTCCAAGGGACCCAGTACAGCCCCCAGCGCGCCCTGGACAACGGGCTGGTGCACGAACTGGCCGCCACGCCGGAGGAGATGATCGCCAAGGCGCACGCTTTCATCGACGCGAACCCGGAGTCGAAGCAGCCGTGGGACGTCCCCGGCTACAAGATCCCGGGCGGTACGCCGTCCAACCCGCGGTTCGCCGCCAACCTCCCGGCCTTCCCGGCCAACTTGAAGAAGCAGCTGAACGGGGCCCCGTACCCGGCCCCGCGCAACATCCTGGCGTGCGCCGTCGAAGGCGCCCAGGTGGACTTCGAGACGGCACTGACCATCGAGGCCCGCTACTTCACCGAGCTGGTCACCGGGCAGACCGCCAAGAACATGATCCAGGCGTTCTTCTTCGACCTCCAGGCCGTCAACGCCGGCCGCAGCCGCCCGCAGGGGGTCGCGCCCCGCAAGGTCACCAAGGTGGCCGTCCTCGGCGCCGGCATGATGGGCGCCGGCATCGCCTACTCCTGTGCCCGCGCGGGCATCGAGGTGGTGCTGAAGGACGTCACCCCCGAGGCCGCCGCCAAGGGCAAGGCGTACTCCGAGAAGCTGCTCGACAAGGCCCTGTCCCGGGGCCGCACGACCGAGGCCAAGCGCGCCGAGCTGCTCGCCCGGATCACCCCGACCGCCGAGCCCGCCGACCTCGCGGGCTGCGACGCCGTCATCGAGGCCGTCTTCGAGGACACCGCCCTCAAGCACAAGGTATTCCAGGAGATCCAGGAGTTCCTCACGCCGGACGCGCTGCTGTGCTCCAACACCTCCACGCTGCCCATCACTGGCCTCGCGGAAGGGGTTTCGCGGCCCGCCGACTTCATCGGACTGCACTTCTTCTCGCCCGTGGACAAGATGCCGCTGGTCGAGATCATCAAGGGCGAGCGCACCGGCGACGAGGCCATCGCCCGCGCCTTCGACCTCGTACGGCAGATCAACAAGACCCCGATCGTGGTCAACGACTCGCGCGGCTTCTTCACCTCGCGGGTCATCGGCCAGTTCATCAACGAGGGCGTCGCCATGGTCGGCGAGGGCATCGAGCCCGCCTCCATCGAACAGGCCGCGGCCCAGGCCGGATACCCGGCCAAGGTGCTCTCCCTGATGGACGAGCTGACCCTCACCCTGCCCCGCAAGATCCGCAACGAGACCCGCAAGGCCTTCGAGGCCGAGGGCCGGGACTGGCCGGAGCACCCGGCCGACACCGTCATCGACCGGATGGTCGACGAGTTCGGGCGCCCCGGGCGCAGCGGCGGCGGCGGCTTCTACGCGTACGACGAGAGCGGCAAGCGCGCCGGGATCTGGCCGGGGCTGCGGGAGCACTTCACCAAGGAGGGGTACCAGATCCCCTTCGAGGACATGAAGGAGCGGATGCTCTTCTCCGAGGCGCTGGACACCGTCCGCTGCTTCGACGAGGGCGTCCTCACCTCGTACGCCGACGCCAACATCGGCTCCATCATGGGGATCGGCTTCCCGGCCTGGACCGGCGGCGTCATCCAGTACATCAACGGCTACGAGGGCGGCCTCGCGGGCTTCGTGGCCCGCGCCCGCGAGCTGGCCGAGAACTACGGCGAGCGCTTCACCCCGCCCGTCTCCCTGGTGGAGAAGGCCGAGCGGGGAGAGACGTACGCCGACTGA